In Labrus bergylta chromosome 1, fLabBer1.1, whole genome shotgun sequence, one genomic interval encodes:
- the thumpd1 gene encoding THUMP domain-containing protein 1, protein MSAVANESRKRSKKRYGGGQPNKRWKGSFLEVGMEGILITCNMNERKCTAEAFNLLNEYADKLYGPEKFEDDNESSSQEEDAEEEDVTEALKKEVAQLKSSGAKRKRRFQAFESGANNVIFIRTLNLESDKLVHHILSDLHSTKKKKSRVILRMLPVTGTCKAFQEDIVKYLGTYLEPWFKTPNCATYQIAFKARNSSHNKRDEIIKSVAGLVGKLNPKNKVDLTNPELTIIVEVIRAVCCISVVKDYTLYRKYNVQEVVKEDTPKPDVTTAKTETDTAEEKEKRDTEEKDKEEKKGKEENTNDKNVAQDNKEGDEGEVDRE, encoded by the exons ATGTCGGCCGTGGCAAACGAGTCGAGAAAGCGGAGCAAGAAGCGGTACGGGGGCGGTCAGCCCAACAAGAGGTGGAAAGGCTCCTTCCTGGAGGTCGGCATGGAGGGGATTCTCATCACATGTAACATGAACGAGAGGAAGTGCACCGCGGAGgcctttaatctgctcaatgaGTACGCAGACAAGCTCTATGGGCCTGAGAAG TTTGAAGACGACAACGAGAGTAGCAGTCAAGAAGAGGATGCCGAGGAGGAGGATGTTACTGAGGCGCTGAAGAAGGAAGTTGCACAGCTGAAATCATCTGGAGCCAAAAGGAAGAGGCGCTTCCAGGCCTTTGAAAGTGGAGCAAACAATGTGATCTTCATCAGAACTCTAAATCTGG AATCTGACAAACTGGTTCATCACATCTTGTCGGATCTCCACTCCACCAAGAAGAAAAAGTCACGAGTGATCCTGCGTATGCTACCG GTAACAGGGACCTGTAAGGCCTTCCAGGAGGACATAGTCAAGTACCTAGGCACTTACTTGGAGCCTTGGTTCAAAACCCCAAACTGTGCTACCTACCAGATCGCCTTCAAGGCCCGAAACAGCAGTCACAACAAGCGAGATGAGATCATCAAATCTGTTGCAG GTCTAGTCGGGAAGCTGAACCCAAAGAATAAAGTTGATCTGACCAACCCAGAACTGACAATCATTGTGGAGGTCATCAGGGCTGTGTGTTGCATCAGTGTGGTAAAAGACTATACACTGTATAGAAAGTACAATGTTCAAGAAGTCGTAAAGGAGGACACACCGAAGCCTGATGTGACCACAGCAAAAACAGAAACCGATACAgctgaagaaaaagagaaacgtGATACAGAGGAgaaggacaaagaggagaagaaaggcaAGGAGGAAAACACAAATGACAAAAACGTCGCACAGGACAACAAGGAAGGTGATGAGGGCGAAGTCGATAGGGAGTAA
- the eri2 gene encoding ERI1 exoribonuclease 2, translated as MDEDLKKKTARCFFLFFIGKRIELFQSFCKVGFLGSYNEMSTKKLAKELGLLRQRSQSSCGSRKSTVTNQTFSYLIVIDFESTCWREKNNYGQEIIEFPAVLLNTSTWEVESEFHTYVQPQEHPFLSEFCTELTGITQMQVEAGIPLQICLSRFGRWLQSLKLEKGVVFSDRQQKSSAPSPSQKLCAFVTWSDWDLGVCLQYECKRKQLYKPDMLNSWIDLRSTYRLFYDRKPKGLNGALQDLGIQFSGREHSGLDDSRNTAQLAARMMRDGCVMKITRSLVKTQLKVKPLFGNTTADNKKEENSNGEENTHNTNKPSSCKIPQKLCDIKQGLEKVTKDKDRKENTSPVRQSLISPKTLLNETTTTVWGRSRRSIAAQAVPNISSSVMINPTHNKNNISLDLCSTTMGCLTNLPRTNQHSSTAATVGAWEEEEGAELFVETEDRCGSYDDVVLEGDVEFINETDEAFDTEYVSGFDCKNHVFEEERDNTHSAADVRSNITVSNHFNRIRQNSAISESSFEFVVPKPLDSKSNKHKTGLQTSLHLQEKSKATNTNSKTNTPFPFRHKPFIPEKTSTPYTSFAKPKPVITKPAKHNVTPKSSFNIYTDQEKRSSSSMYGSKNVLSSLLTNTLSSRANQSSITGPLKERQKITSPLCACGRRAKRQVVSNGGPNQGRGFYCCPVRRSGSGGRIQKGCEFFKWESALMKSSSVSPAAFRSSVSLCQMNSTLSCGRPQRSIVRKSC; from the exons ATggatgaagatttaaaaaaaaaaacagcgcgGTGTTTCTTCCTATTTTTCATTGGCAAAAGAATTGAATTGTTCCAATCCTTTTGTAAAGTTGGATTCCTGGGTTCATATAACGAGATGTCGACAAAGAAACTAGCCAA AGAACTGGGGTTATTGAGGCAGCGGAGCCAGTCCTCTTGTGGATCCAGGAAATCGACTGTAACAA atCAAACATTTTCCTACCTGATTGTCATTGATTTTGAGTCAACTtgctggagagagaaaaacaactaCGGGCAGGAAATAA TTGAGTTTCCTGCTGTTCTGTTGAACACGTCCACCTGGGAGGTCGAGTCTGAGTTTCATACGTATGTTCAACCGCAAGAACACCCCTTTCTGTCCGAGTTCTGCACTGAGCTTACTGGGATCACTCAG ATGCAAGTTGAAGCGGGGATCCCCCTTCAGATCTGCCTCTCTCGATTTGGCCGCTGGTTGCAAAGTCTTAAACTTGAGAAGGGTGTGGTCTTTTCCGACCGACAACAGAAATCCTCTGCACCTTCACCCTCTCAAAAACTGTGTGCCTTTGTCACATGGTCAG ACTGGGATCTGGGAGTTTGTCTGCAGTACGAGTGTAAACGTAAGCAGCTCTACAAACCTGACATGCTCAACAGCTGGATCGACCTGAGAAGCACCTACAGA ctgttttatgaTAGGAAACCTAAAGGCCTTAATGGGGCACTACAGGATCTCGGAATACAGTTTTCAGGAAGAGAACACTCTG GTTTGGATGACTCCAGAAATACAGCTCAGTTGGCAGCGAGGATGATGAGGGATGGGTGTGTGATGAAGATTACCAGAAGTCTGGTGAAG aCCCAATTAAAGGTCAAACCTTTGTTTGGGAACACAACTGCAGACAACAAGAAAGAAGAGAACAGCAACGGAGAGGAAAACacgcacaacacaaacaaaccctcGTCGTGTAAGATTCCTCAGAAATTATGTGACATAAAACAAGGTTTagaaaaagttacaaaagataaagaCAGGAAGGAGAACACAAGTCCAGTCCGTCAAAGCCTGATCTCAcccaaaacactgctgaatgagacGACTACGACAGTGTGGGGACGCAGCAGGAGGTCTATCGCAGCACAGGCTGTCCCTAATATTTCTTCTTCGGTTATGATAAatccaacacacaataaaaacaacatcagcCTTGATCTGTGCTCGACTACTATGGGCTGCCTTACAAATCTGCCTCGGACAAACCAGCACTCAAGCACAGCAGCAACAGTTGGTGCTtgggaagaagaggaaggcGCAGAACTTTTTGTGGAAACGGAGGACAGATGTGGTTCATATGATGATGTGGTTTTGGAGGGTGATGTTGAATTTATTAATGAAACAGATGAGGCTTTTGATACTGAGTATGTGTCAGGGTTTGACTGCAAAAATCATGTCTTTGAAGAAGAGCGTGATAACACACATTCAGCGGCAGATGTCAGATCCAACATTACTGTTTCCAATCACTTTAACAGAATCAGGCAGAATTCAGCAATCTCAGAATCCAGTTTTGAGTTTGTTGTGCCAAAACCTCTGGACTCCAAATCAAACAAGCACAAAACAGGACTTCAAACCTCTTTGCATTTACAAGAAAAGTCAAAAGCAACCAATacaaactcaaaaacaaacacacccttTCCTTTCAGGCATAAACCCTTTATCCCAGAAAAGACCTCCACCCCTTATACTTCCTTTGCCAAACCCAAACCAGTCATCACCAAACCTGCGAAACACAACGTAACCCCCAAATCTTCTTTTAATATCTACACTGACCAAGAAAAacgctcctcttcctccatgtATGGCTCCAAGAATGTCCTCTCTTCTTTGTTAACGAACACACTTTCCTCACGTGCCAATCAGTCCTCAATTACTGGTCcattaaaagaaagacaaaaaatcaCATCCCCTCTTTGTGCGTGCGGGCGCCGTGCAAAACGTCAAGTTGTATCAAATGGAGGTCCAAACCAGGGTCGAGGGTTTTATTGCTGTCCGGTCCGCCGGTCAGGCAGTGGAGGCAGGATCCAGAAGGGATGTGAGTTCTTTAAGTGGGAATCAGCTCTGATGAAGAGCAGCTCAGTGTCCCCTGCTGCTTTCAGGTcctctgtctcactctgtcAAATGAACTCGACACTGAGCTGTGGTCGACCTCAAAGGTCAATAGTAAGAAAGAGCTGTTGA
- the rexo5 gene encoding RNA exonuclease 5, translating to MEPSSSSETCNSQKRKNIDLTAHEKAKRLKTVQDGEELLECESSSRPPRISVLPGHLQQPITVNELMELLHYAALGRTGGIKQPSWCRLLHQRRIKAINVVIVEGLTQSHFYKHYLSLKHLRKNYSTRVTFTPSSTNLVSAIFSNKLPESDVLTLNQRHNGSSLNSGLHRALRNHPVITKFGTQRKGLTAYTLPQEEMIRRHFPVKGMPGYEEFVCTESVDCVTNNSPLYGLDCEMCLTEQGNELARVSLVDSAGNCVLDELVKPQRQILNYLTKFSGITAAMLRPIKTTLRDVQAKLRTLLPSDAVLVGHSLNNDLMALKLIHQHVIDTSLMYRREFGQKFKLKVLAETVLKRHIQTEEKKGHNPIEDAVAALELAQYFIRTGPLQVVELHLEELWGYTIDEDSPDCAPAPTPSLRFADILQTLGRSVTYLGKRSDITLALSNQQWHNSDKEVLASFRRKTKCAFLSVLQFSSILDHLKGCFPAQEHQHQKLFASLQEMCVVYAGPFPAGISEREVRQLLRCCGPVRKIRMLNTAFRVHAEVEFELLEGAVLALKTLNGLHMQGQPIKVQRPVNESTLDLDLTLDVLMEDSNHIYAVKLKPRMAECITVSEKVNGHTLEAECSGVATVDTLPSAEVNGQSLQPTNTKSKLCEEIISETFNPFGTVERVLLPAKPGTFLRHANIEFETSEGRHAALSASDELLKRGYLVCPSLTPPHLSSWVAMATACVGTDNEADGVKDMTHMHNSPQDQEMDLMMARLDRHLKKLFRSLSDGTLSVVVLPGHISRHGSLPGLCLMEVKQAS from the exons ATGGAGCCTTCCTCATCATCAGAAACATGCAACagtcagaaaagaaagaacattGACCTGACAGCACACGAGAAGGCCAAGAGATTAAAAACTGTGCAGGATGGTGAGGAGTTGCTGGAGTGTGAAAGTTCCTCCCGCCCACCGAGGATCTCTGTGCTGCCCGGCCACCTTCAACAACCAATTACAGTGAATGAGCTGATGGAGCTGCTGCATTACGCCGCTCTGGGGAGAACAGGTGGCATTAAACAACCCAG TTGGTGCCGCCTCCTTCATCAGAGGAGGATTAAAGCTATAAATGTGGTCATAGTGGAGGGTCTGACCCAGAGCCACTTTTACAAGCACTACCTTTCTCTGAAACACCTCCGGAAAAACTACTCCACT AGGGTCACCTTCACTCCATCGTCTACCAACCTGGTCTCGGCAATCTTCAGCAATAAACTTCCTGAATCAGATGTTCTAACCCTTAACCAAAGACACAATGGAAGCAGTTTAAACAGTGGATTGCACAGAG CACTGAGGAATCACCCAGTAATCACTAAGTTTGGGACACAGAGGAAAGGATTAACAGCGTATACTCTCCCTCAGGAGGAGATGATCAGACGACATTTCCCTGTCAAAG GGATGCCGGGCTATGAGGAATTTGTGTGCACAGAAAGTGTTGACTGTGTGACTAACAACAGCCCTCTTTATGGACTTGACTGTGAAATG TGTCTGACAGAACAGGGAAATGAGCTGGCTCGAGTTTCTCTGGTGGATTCTGCAGGGAACTGTGTGCTTGATGAGCTGGTGAAACCTCAGAGACAAATCCTCAACTACCTCACCaa GTTCTCTGGTATAACCGCAGCAATGTTGCGACCAATCAAAACCACTCTGAGGGATGTTCAAGCCAAACTCAGGACGTTGTTGCCGAGTGACGCAGTCCTGGTGGGCCACTCGCTAAACAATGACCTAATGGCTCTGAAA CTGATCCACCAGCACGTTATCGACACGTCGCTGATGTACAGgagagagtttggacagaagtTCAAGCTCAAGGTGTTGGCTGAGACAGTTCTGAA GAGGCATATACAGACTGAAGAGAAGAAGGGTCATAATCCCATTGAGGATGCTGTGGCAGCCCTGGAGCTAGCCCAGTACTTTATTAGAACAGGACCTCTTCAG GTTGTAGAACTTCATTTGGAGGAGCTGTGGGGATACACGATTGATGAGGACTCACCTGACTGCGCTCCTGCCCCTACACCAAGTCTCAG GTTTGCTGATATACTGCAGACCCTTGGCCGCTCCGTAACCTATTTAGGAAAGCGCTCTGACATCACCCTGGCTCTGTCCAATCAGCAGTGGCACAACTCTGACAAAGAG GTTCTGGCCTCtttcaggagaaaaacaaagtgtgCATTCCTCTCagtgcttcagttttcttcaatCTTAGACCACCTGAAAGGATGCTTCCCTGCACAGGAGCACCAGCACCAGAAG CTGTTTGCAAGTCTTCAAGAGATGTGTGTAGTCTATGCTGGCCCGTTCCCTGCAGGCATCTCTGAGAGGGAAGTGAGGCAGCTGTTGCGTTGCTGCGGACCTGTTCGGAAAATAAGAATGTTGAACACAGCGTTCAGG GTTCATGCAGAGGTGGAGTTTGAGCTGCTGGAGGGAGCTGTGTTGGCTTTAAAAACTCTGAATGGACTTCATATGCAAGGACAACCCATCAAG GTCCAGAGGCCTGTTAATGAGTCAACGCTGGATTTGGATCTGACTCTTGATGTTCTGATGGAGGACAGCAATCACATATATGCTGTGAAATTAAAGCCTAGAATGGCTGAGTGCATAACAGTTTCGGAAAAAGTCAATGGACACACGCTAGAAGCCGAATGTTCAGGTGTTGCGACGGTGGACACTTTGCCTTCAGCTGAAGTCAATGGTCAAAGTTTACAGcctacaaacacaaaatctaAGCTGTGTGAGGAGATAATCAGCGAGACATTTAATCCCTTTGGCACCGTGGAGAGAGTTCTTCTGCCTGCCAAACCAGGAACATTTCTGAGACATGCAAACATAG AGTTTGAGACTTCAGAAGGCAGACATGCAGCTCTCAGCGCCTCTGACGAGCTACTGAAGAGAGGCTACCTAGTTTGTCCATCGCTAACCCCGCCCCATCTATCCTCATgggttgccatggcaacagcatgTGTGGGTACAGACAACGAGGCAGACGGAGTCAAGGACATGACCCACATGCACAACAGTCCTCAG GACCAGGAAATGGATCTAATGATGGCCAGGTTGGACCGCCATCTAAAGAAGCTCTTCAGGTCTCTCTCAGACGGCACCTTGTCGGTTGTTGTGCTTCCTGGACACATTAG TCGGCATGGCAGCCTTCCTGGTTTGTGTCTTATGGAGGTAAAGCAAGCGTCTTGA